The following DNA comes from Loxodonta africana isolate mLoxAfr1 unplaced genomic scaffold, mLoxAfr1.hap2 scaffold_100, whole genome shotgun sequence.
caccagatcctccatggaaactctatggggcagttctactctgtcctatagggtggctatgagtcggaattgaaaaTGTCCAACAGCGCTTCATTCATAGAGACAGCAGATCAAGCAAGTGATAAGGAAAGTGTTTGACTGCAGAAGTAGTGTTTACTCATGATTGAGAGCTAGGACAGGATCTCAAGAGCTAAACACATGCAAATCAGAGAACATACGGCTCCTCAGAGATATCAGCCAGGCAACAGCTCTTTACAGAGTTTCTGGGACATGATGACCTTGTACAGCAGTATGTTGCAGGTGGTCTCAAATCAGTTGTAGGCCATCTCGGCCAGCAGGATGACCTCAGTGTTTGCATAATTACAAAACAAATAGAACTGCACAATGCATTCTAGGAAGAAAATGGCTTTGTCTTTGTTTATGCATATTTCTTTCCATGGAAATGATTGCTATTAGACACAGGTTTTAACCCATATGATGATACGTTGGATTCTGATATATAGTAAATGACAGTATTTGTTTACTAGATTATTTTTTCAAAGTTCAACCACAAACTATTGTTACTGAATGCATGTCTCCTGAGAAAGAGAGTCTAATGATAGCAAAATtctaaaagaatgaaggaaaaaaaaaaaataactggcaGTGATTCCTTAAATCTTGTAGGCAAAACACGACAAAGTTATcttgtttatgtatttatcttAAAGAGATGGGACGTGTGCTTAAAGgttgatttaaatttaaaatattgaatgagattCATGTCATGATCACAATCCATGAATTGAATAATCTCAATGTGAATCTCCAAACCGTTGATGTAAATGAATTTAAAGCATACAGGATAattccattttataaaatattatattagcAATTGTCAATGACATTAtactattttaatattttctgaatGTTTTAATTGCATTGTCTTAAGCAAGGGGTCTCTAAGTGGAAGAATGACCAATACCCTAAATTGTCATATGATAAACCATGGGAATATGTTTTTGGTAACCTTGGCAGAACCTGAGAAAGTGAGTGACtctattgactatacaaagaaaacatgcaaaaatgtatttattaaaacaaCAATCATTATTACTGCTCACTATTATACAGGTCAGGtgggcagttctgctgatctGGTCTGTGTTTGGCTGATCTGGGCTCAGCTTACTTAGGTCTATGAGATCAACTGGCAGGTCAGCTGACATAAGAGTTTCTCACCCTTGAATCTGGTGGTGGGCTAAGTGTCAGAGAGTATAATGGAAGGAGTGGGCAACTGGGTTATTTTTCCCTCTTTACTCAATAGTCTAATCTGTGTTTGTTCATATGGCAGCTTcccaggtttctttcttttttttttcaatagtctGTGTAAAATCCTGAAATCTCTCAAAGGTTTGGAATTTGCTTCAATGTCTTTTTTGCCACCTTTGTTAGCCAAAATAATTCACAAACGTAGGCTGCGTTGGCAAATTGGTCAAATTGAGAGTTCTGTTGAGCAGGATTCAGTAATTACGCCCATGttcaaaaaatagataaataaattatacataaCATTTGCAATGGCTGGGTGGGCAAACTAACTGACAAACAAATAGGGCAGGCACTTGATGTCGCTACTTTTTGCATATAATGGTTTTCTGAGATCCATTTCTAAGCCTGTGGTGCAGCCTATCAAACTTATCATTCTGTCACGCCGGAGCTCTTTTGAAAACACGGTCAGGGTATAGACAATATTTATTCAACTTTGCAGTCATGCCAAAATAACCTGAATATAACATACTACACACGAACACACGGGTGcaagcacacacatacattaCACAGTATTCACTCGATAATAATTGACTGACTCAATGTTACATTCTTATTTCCTCGAGATTGTTTATTCCATTCTCTCCTGAATAAGATGCCTTCTTCACTGAAATGTGTCTCCTAAAATCCTGCCCATTCTCCAGGCCAACTTCAAATGATACCTCTTTTATGAAGATTATTTCTAATGTCTctaagtggatttgaactattccTTGCTCAAAACTTTTAAGATATTTCTTCTAGCCTGCCTTTTACAACAGCCCCGTTCTTTATTGCACCAGCATTACCACCAAATTATGCATTCCTTGAGGACAAAGCCTATGTCTTACCTTTACTGCCATTTGTAGATATGTCatcaaaaaatgtgtgtttacTGAGAAACTACTATATTTCAAGTACTTAATGAGAAAGTGGGATGAAATTAATGTTTATTCAGATTATGCAAGGTGCCCCACATATCTATATTATCTTTTGTTCCTCACTATCAGATTATGAACCAGTTAATGTTCTTACAATTTGCATAGGTTTAAAACTAAAGATGAGAGAGATGCTGAACTTTTCCTGCAATGAAGAGACAAAGCCAAATTTAGTCTCTTTGAAACAATATCCACGTACTTGCCATTGTGCAAAATTAAGTATTAATCTTAAATGTATCTTCTAAAATGGCCTTTTTGGACACACTTTATTTAAAGGTTAGGGACAAATTCTACTAAAATAATATGCTCAATGAGAAAAGACTCTAGTGTCCATTAACTTGCTGACTGTAttcttgacatccttattcctcagactgtagatcaagggatttaacatggggatcaccactgtgtaaaacacagaggcAACTTTGATGGTGTGCCTGGAGTTTTTGGAGTTGGGCACACAGTAGAGGAAGaggatggtgccatggaagatGGTGATGGCAGTCAGATGAGAGGCACAGGTAGAGAATGCCTTACAACGCCCAATGGCTGAACTCATTTTCAAAATGGTGACAACAATAAACACATAAGAAGTGAGAATGATGAGTAATGTACTCACCATATTAAAAGTAGCAAAGATGAAAAGCAACAACAGGCTGAGAGAAGTATCAGagcaggaaagagagagaagtgaggagaactCGCAGAAGAAGTGACTGATTGTGTTGGAATCATGAAAAGATAATTTCAAAGCAGAGCATGTGAGCATCAAGGAACACCCTACTCCCCAAGTATATGATCCTGACACCAGCATAACACAGAGTCTCTGGGACATGGCAACTGTGTACAGCAGAGAGTTGCAAATGGCCACTaaacggtcataggccattacagCTAATAAAAAGATTTCAGTCACCACAAAGgtacaaaacaaaaagaattgtACTACACATCCTAAAAATGAAATGCTTCTGTCTTCTGCAACTAGGTTCCCCAGCATTTTGGCAGCAATGATCGAGGAAGAGCAGAAATCCACAAAtgagaggtggctgaggaaaaagtacatggggatGTGAAGTTTGGGGTTAATTTTGATGATTACAATCATCCCAAGATTCCCTACAACAGTGACACTGTAGATGGCCAGAAAAACCAGGAAAAAGGGAACCTGCAGTTCTGGGCAATCTGAGAAGCCTAAAAGGGTGAACGTGGCTGTGCTTCTATTTCTCTCTGGCACTAACATGGCTTCAGTTCATTGAAATCTAAAAGTCAGTcctggaaataaataaataaataaataaacaaacaaacataggAACAATACAGGAAGCTTAGTCAACTATCCTTTGCTAAGACTGGAAAAGATGTCTCTTTCAGAATCTATGTGTTTATTAACTAATAAATGCtaaaccaaaattttaaaacatgctatttttttaaattttcttaagaaaaactactgaaccgaattttatttatttaaggtcTTGAGTCTAGTTTTTTGTATTTATGAATATATAAGATGAGATTTAGGGATTGCataaaaattcattgccatcaagacaattttgacacgtagtgactctataggacagattgaagtgccccatagggtttccaaggagcagctggattcatactgccagccttatggttagcagttaatctcttaaccactatgccaccaagcctCCTGGGATTATATGGTAATTTTAAATCAAATCCTCACTTAACACTTTCAGTTCTCCTTGAATATTATAAGCTCATAAAAGACAAGCCCCACCTGATGCAGTGACAAATTATGTCCGCTCCacagtcaataacaaaaatcagaattGTCTAAATTATTTTACCAACTAACACAGTACATGTACACACTATGGACATAAAGAATGGACAGCCTTAACACTtcccatttgtgtttttattattaatgCTGCACAGTATGTTAGccttagttttttctttctgACACAGTAAACCTGATACCAGAATAAATCTTAATTAATTTGTTTCATCAGCCtaagtggtgccaatggttaatgcccttggctgcctatccaaaagtttggaggttccagtccacccagtggAGCCTTTGAATAAAGGGCTAGTGAACTACTtcagaaaagtcagccattgaaaacgttttggaggatagttctactcttacacatatGGGGCCATCATGATTccaagctggttttttttttttttttaatgttttttccgATTAGGAAATCCTAAATTCCAGTCAGGACCCTGGGCAGCTCAGTGATTaaaagtgctccactgctatccAAAGTTtcaggggtttgaaccaaccagctgctctgcaagaagAAAGCGGTGGCACTCTgttctggaaagatttacagccttggaaacccaaaggggcacttctattctgtccagtagggtattttttttttaagttcctatTCTTTCTCATTGCTTCAGGAATAGAAAGAAATTAGaacagatgaaaaaataaaaatattctggtCCACATCCTTACTCTAGAGATGGCATAATACAAACCAGAAGAAGCCTTGACTTTCCCAGTGACCTGCAGATAAAGACCAGCCTATGACCCCCAACCATGTATGCATTTCCCCACCCAAACACTGGTCCATTTTAGAGATCTACCTACTAATATATTTCCTTTATCAATGATCACTCCCTTTAATTTGTGAGCAAACTAGGGACTCTAAATATGGGAAGTATTCCACTGACATTGTTATGTGCCACAACGATATACTTGAGGGCAGCATCCAGATGATACACAGGAGAATGGGATTTAGAGATGTTTATACACCAGGAATAAAGACACTTTGACTGAGAAATTCCCATTCCCAAAGTATCTCCAGCTTAATTCTCTTCCTTCAACACACCTAGAATACTCATTCTGTCCCTATATTATGTCTGTAGAAGATAAAAACATGGAGTAGTAGTGCATGTTTAAGTCATTTCATGTAAAAACAGTGATGTAAAGGAATCATTGTATTTCTAGAATTGGTAGCCAGCACCTCTCACATCCCAACATACTT
Coding sequences within:
- the LOC100667557 gene encoding olfactory receptor 5D18-like produces the protein MLVPERNRSTATFTLLGFSDCPELQVPFFLVFLAIYSVTVVGNLGMIVIIKINPKLHIPMYFFLSHLSFVDFCSSSIIAAKMLGNLVAEDRSISFLGCVVQFFLFCTFVVTEIFLLAVMAYDRLVAICNSLLYTVAMSQRLCVMLVSGSYTWGVGCSLMLTCSALKLSFHDSNTISHFFCEFSSLLSLSCSDTSLSLLLLFIFATFNMVSTLLIILTSYVFIVVTILKMSSAIGRCKAFSTCASHLTAITIFHGTILFLYCVPNSKNSRHTIKVASVFYTVVIPMLNPLIYSLRNKDVKNTVSKLMDTRVFSH